The Eubacterium sp. MSJ-33 genomic sequence ACGTACTTACTGAGTATATGAAAGGTGTCTGCGAATATGGTACCGGCTCAGGTTATTTCTCCGGACTTTCGTATCAGGTTGCCGGCAAAACAGGAACTGCCGAGTTTGATAACGAAGGAAACTGTAACTCATGGTTTGTAGGTTTTTCCAACCCGGATGATCCGGATCTCGTTGTCTGTGCAATTGCCGAACAATCTAATGTCACAGGTGTGACCGGTGCATGGGTTGCCAGACAGGTTTTTGATGCCTACTACAGCAAATAGTTAATCTTGCGACATGCTATAGAATCTGCTATAATAAATTCAATTTTGGTACACACCAATGGAAAAAGCAGGAGGAATTGCAATGATTGAAGCAACAAGCTGTGGTGGTGTGGTAATCTTTCGAGGAAAAATCCTGTTATTGTACAAGAATTACAGGAACAAATACGAAGGCTGGGTTCTTCCGAAAGGAACCGTCGAGGAAGGTGAGCAGCATAACGAGACGGCTCTTCGTGAAGTAAAGGAGGAAACCGGCGTAAGCGCGCAGATTATCAAATACGTAGGAAAAAGTAACTACACATTTAACACCTCTTACGATGTCGTAAACAAAGATGTACACTGGTATCTGATGATGGCTGACAGCTATTACAGTAAACCACAACGAGAGGAATATTTTATGGACTCCGGATATTACAAATATCACGAGGCGTATCATTTATTAAAATTTCCGAATGAAAAACAAATTCTGGATCAGGCATATGAAGAATATACTGCCTTAAAACAGAATAATCTATGGGGGAGTAAGAAATATTTTTAATCTGATCTATGAAAAAAAAGAAGCATATCCTATATAATTTATGTTTGATTG encodes the following:
- a CDS encoding NUDIX hydrolase, whose amino-acid sequence is MIEATSCGGVVIFRGKILLLYKNYRNKYEGWVLPKGTVEEGEQHNETALREVKEETGVSAQIIKYVGKSNYTFNTSYDVVNKDVHWYLMMADSYYSKPQREEYFMDSGYYKYHEAYHLLKFPNEKQILDQAYEEYTALKQNNLWGSKKYF